GAAGTAGAACAGGATCATCATGACACCCTGGAGGGCGTTCATCAGCACGATCGAGTTTCTTCTGCCAAGTCGGTCCGACGCCGCGCCCCAGATGATTCGGCCCAGTCCATTGAGCAGGGCATAGAACAGGCCCATCGCCGTGCCGGCGATGATTGTGGCCTGGGTCGGTTCGACGCCCGCCTTGCCGAGCGCCTCCTCCCCGAACAGCCCGATGATACCGATGACCATCAGCCCGGCACCGGCGCCGAACGTGAAGTTGGCGAACAGGATCCAGAACTGCCGAGTCTTGGCCATCTGGCGTGGCCTCAGGTTGACTCCGCCTTCACTGCCCTTGCCCGTGGTCGGCGGCGTCCAGCCCTGCGGCAACCAGCCGGCCGGCGGGTTGACCATAACGAGTGAGCCGAGACCGACCAGGACGGCGAAGAGCACCCCGTAGAGCTTGAACACGTCGCTGACGTCCCAGCCGGCGCCATAGAGGCCGGCCCAGCCGGGTGTCAGGTCGATGGGCCCGAATTTGAACCCCTGGGTCAGCTTCACCCAGATCAGCGCGCCGAATCCAAACCCCGCCACGGCGAGCCCCATGATCAGGCCCTTCTTGTCGGGAAACCACTTCGCCAGCGCGGCGATCGGGCAGACATACGCCAGGCCGATCCCCGCGCCGCCCAAGACCCCGACGCCGAGAAGGACACCCCAGAAACTGGTGCCGGCGAATCCCGCAATCAGATAGCCG
The Anaerobaca lacustris DNA segment above includes these coding regions:
- a CDS encoding L-lactate MFS transporter, with the protein product MPEGKVVNRWLVVVGGILIQLCLGAIYAWSAFTSKLTAEPFNFSPDKTQWPFSVGLVSFAVIMALIAGKWQAKAGPRIVALTGGFILGIGYLIAGFAGTSFWGVLLGVGVLGGAGIGLAYVCPIAALAKWFPDKKGLIMGLAVAGFGFGALIWVKLTQGFKFGPIDLTPGWAGLYGAGWDVSDVFKLYGVLFAVLVGLGSLVMVNPPAGWLPQGWTPPTTGKGSEGGVNLRPRQMAKTRQFWILFANFTFGAGAGLMVIGIIGLFGEEALGKAGVEPTQATIIAGTAMGLFYALLNGLGRIIWGAASDRLGRRNSIVLMNALQGVMMILFYFIGGNEIGLYLGAAVIGFNFGGNFALFPAATADLFGNKSVGENYPWVFMAYGVGGLVGPRLGGLMGNAQAWMWAFIPAGIACLAAAAVAATLKPIAVSEPAVKAEIKGELDGTFRKA